A stretch of the Natranaerovirga pectinivora genome encodes the following:
- a CDS encoding DUF5050 domain-containing protein: MKQQQKILIILIFLIQIMIIGCTKNDFVESGIDSINSKAATVVNSPQKNTVEKDEWTDFIVFGNSDDNYSIYKMDINGDNLRKISNGKMEGIDVLREYVYYKDSEFIYEPGPLRRVSWNGEKDEEVIAYLVEQYIVTDEYIFFESDNKLYRSDKEGNNIITLAVVNRVIYDMKYSDGKLYFNTSQGIYMIKEDGKDLSIVVSGGFYKFNISQDLLIYNNNDVVVIYNLKKQEKVEVSNKNNYELFVIDDYIYYSQDQFLVRENIYTNNKDKIFLSTFSYNFFGYGEYVYCFGDNFIWRVDKDLQNKKVVFGKGNVFKTNMLLVNDDYTFVRSYDFINYKDHLTFLYDAVDPTKKLIEEPIDNAVLIENTIYYVNHYNKKLYKYNLITHETELIINDPVLEFVIIDNLIYFSRNDNYKLYVMKDGGIKKIIDNGVYNIKYSNGHIYYIDRDDNNSLYKLDAHKMPEKILDDFTTQYEIVDNTIYYRNESQKGELYRKRNNVKTKLTEVAVDGIYYNTNLYYIVSEGINILYQLEVHKEKSNIAKFIGMNYLDFIIKDNEYIEAVASESGTIAIRKARYNKDLALYEDNSLTYEKVGPNTYICMYENYIYKYHNGDNTLVLLHPYPVNRFQVKDGWIYITGDIYDNKLKSYIKRISIASNSEEYLIESNEFHTPSYNFVVDNDKIYYYFPYQEHRGNLYVKDIKSKNVSILVNDCNQIVDIVNDQIIYMNSENYIFSIDKKGQDKKILVNEKSEYLGISNSKLYYFSYADISFDGYIKELDLKEGTISNVSKEPIKTWDYYVFNNYVYYLLEDIMILNINTGETKAVYQKDIQHFYINNRELIVYIEEDNQSVIHRYSLEELIG; this comes from the coding sequence ATGAAACAACAACAAAAGATATTAATAATATTAATATTTTTAATTCAAATAATGATTATAGGGTGCACAAAGAATGATTTTGTAGAAAGTGGTATTGATTCCATAAATAGTAAAGCAGCAACAGTAGTTAATTCACCTCAAAAGAATACAGTAGAGAAAGATGAATGGACAGACTTTATTGTATTTGGTAATTCAGATGACAACTATAGCATATACAAAATGGATATTAATGGAGATAACTTAAGAAAAATATCAAATGGGAAAATGGAAGGCATAGATGTACTTAGGGAGTATGTTTATTATAAGGACAGCGAATTTATATATGAACCTGGCCCCCTAAGAAGAGTAAGTTGGAATGGTGAAAAGGATGAAGAGGTAATTGCATACTTAGTTGAACAATATATAGTTACAGATGAGTATATATTTTTTGAAAGCGATAATAAATTATATAGAAGTGATAAAGAAGGTAATAATATAATCACTTTGGCTGTAGTAAATAGAGTGATTTACGATATGAAGTATAGTGATGGCAAGTTGTATTTTAATACCAGTCAAGGCATTTATATGATTAAAGAAGATGGTAAAGATTTGTCTATAGTTGTATCAGGAGGCTTTTACAAATTTAATATATCCCAAGATTTATTAATATACAATAACAATGATGTAGTTGTTATATATAATCTGAAAAAACAAGAAAAGGTTGAAGTTTCAAATAAAAATAATTATGAGTTATTTGTAATAGATGATTATATTTATTATTCCCAAGACCAATTTCTAGTTCGAGAAAATATATACACCAATAACAAAGATAAAATTTTTCTAAGCACCTTTTCTTATAATTTTTTTGGGTATGGTGAATATGTATATTGTTTTGGGGATAATTTTATTTGGAGAGTTGATAAAGATTTACAAAACAAGAAAGTTGTATTCGGAAAAGGTAATGTATTTAAAACAAATATGTTGTTAGTAAATGATGATTATACCTTTGTTAGAAGTTATGATTTTATCAACTATAAAGACCATTTAACATTCCTATATGACGCTGTAGATCCTACTAAAAAATTAATAGAGGAACCAATTGATAATGCAGTATTAATAGAGAACACTATTTATTATGTTAATCACTATAATAAGAAATTATATAAATACAATTTAATAACCCATGAAACAGAATTAATAATCAATGATCCAGTTTTGGAATTTGTCATTATAGATAATCTTATTTATTTTAGTAGAAATGATAATTATAAATTATATGTTATGAAAGATGGAGGAATAAAAAAGATCATAGATAATGGGGTATACAATATTAAATATAGTAATGGCCATATATATTATATAGATAGAGATGACAACAACAGTTTGTATAAATTAGATGCCCATAAGATGCCAGAAAAAATATTAGATGATTTTACAACTCAGTATGAGATTGTGGATAACACGATTTACTATCGAAATGAAAGTCAAAAAGGTGAGCTGTATAGAAAAAGGAATAATGTAAAAACAAAGCTCACTGAAGTAGCAGTAGATGGCATTTATTATAATACTAACCTATATTACATTGTATCTGAGGGAATAAATATATTGTACCAATTAGAGGTGCATAAAGAAAAAAGTAACATTGCCAAATTTATTGGAATGAATTATTTAGATTTTATAATAAAGGATAATGAATATATTGAAGCGGTAGCATCAGAAAGTGGAACTATTGCTATTAGAAAAGCTCGATACAATAAGGATTTAGCATTATATGAAGACAATAGTTTGACATATGAAAAAGTAGGACCCAACACATATATTTGTATGTATGAAAACTATATATACAAATACCATAATGGGGATAACACACTAGTATTGTTACATCCCTATCCTGTAAATAGGTTTCAAGTAAAAGATGGATGGATTTATATAACAGGAGACATATATGATAATAAATTAAAATCATATATTAAAAGAATAAGTATAGCATCAAATAGTGAAGAGTATTTAATAGAAAGCAATGAATTTCATACACCTTCATATAATTTTGTAGTGGATAATGATAAAATATACTATTATTTTCCTTATCAAGAACATAGAGGCAATCTCTATGTAAAAGATATAAAAAGTAAAAATGTAAGTATATTAGTAAATGATTGCAACCAAATAGTAGACATTGTTAATGATCAAATAATATATATGAATTCTGAAAACTATATATTTAGCATCGATAAAAAAGGTCAAGATAAAAAAATATTAGTAAATGAAAAGTCAGAATATCTAGGCATAAGCAATTCAAAACTATACTATTTCAGTTATGCAGATATTAGTTTTGACGGCTATATTAAAGAATTAGACTTAAAGGAAGGCACCATCTCTAATGTATCTAAAGAACCTATTAAAACTTGGGATTATTATGTTTTTAACAATTATGTTTATTATCTCTTAGAAGATATTATGATTTTAAACATAAATACTGGTGAAACAAAAGCAGTATATCAAAAGGACATACAACACTTTTATATTAATAATAGAGAACTAATTGTATATATTGAAGAAGACAATCAATCAGTTATTCATAGATATTCCTTAGAAGAATTAATAGGTTAA
- a CDS encoding B12-binding domain-containing radical SAM protein, giving the protein MKILLTSINAKFIHSNLAIHSIRAYSKEYEKNIQIREFTINNSVDDILREIYKENPNVLAISTYIWNIEMVKDIIIEIKKILPNIEIWLGGPEVSFDSEKQLERYNMIKGIITGEGEGIFKDITSYYVDGQPSLNKIQGIVFRDQARIINTGIRPILDINTIPFAYEEIIETFENKIIYYESSRGCPFSCQYCLSSIERAVRFRDLDLVKIELKQFIQASVKQVKFVDRTFNCKKEHALGIWNFLKENDNGFTNFHFEIAADLIDEDMLEFLSTVRQGLFQFEIGVQSTNEATLDIIQRKTNFSKLSQAVKALNTFQNIHQHLDLIAGLPKEDYNTFKKSFNDVYALAPEQLQLGFLKVLKGSGIFNRKEELGIVHRDKPPYEVITTKELTYGEIQTLKMIEEMVEIYYNSGQFTHTIKFIEKYFVNPFEMFESMANYYEKNNLNTLQHSRIARYDILLEYFNTHIEKNNKVIEEILILDLYLQENLKKRPEWAQEKEEYKESIKDFYKESENITQYLPQYKGYTAKQITRMTHIETFTVDIMKFIKTKEIVSGEKPTFILFDYLDRNPLNHHAKIKQIPL; this is encoded by the coding sequence ATGAAAATACTACTAACATCAATAAATGCAAAATTTATACATTCGAATTTAGCAATTCATAGTATTAGAGCCTATTCTAAAGAATATGAAAAAAATATACAAATAAGAGAGTTTACAATAAACAATAGTGTAGATGATATACTAAGGGAAATCTATAAAGAAAATCCTAATGTATTAGCCATATCCACCTATATTTGGAACATAGAAATGGTAAAAGATATTATAATTGAGATTAAAAAAATACTTCCTAACATAGAAATCTGGTTGGGTGGACCTGAAGTATCATTTGATAGTGAAAAACAGTTAGAAAGATACAATATGATAAAGGGAATTATAACTGGTGAAGGGGAAGGCATCTTTAAAGATATTACTTCTTATTATGTAGATGGACAACCTTCTCTTAATAAAATTCAAGGGATTGTCTTTAGAGACCAAGCTAGAATAATAAATACAGGCATAAGACCTATACTAGATATTAATACCATTCCATTTGCTTATGAAGAGATTATTGAAACCTTTGAAAATAAAATCATATATTATGAAAGCTCAAGAGGATGTCCTTTTAGTTGTCAGTATTGCTTATCATCCATTGAAAGAGCAGTGAGATTTAGAGATTTAGATTTAGTAAAAATAGAATTAAAACAATTTATTCAAGCTTCAGTAAAGCAAGTAAAATTCGTAGATAGAACATTTAATTGCAAAAAAGAACATGCATTAGGGATCTGGAATTTTCTAAAAGAAAATGACAATGGATTTACAAATTTTCATTTTGAAATTGCAGCAGATTTAATAGATGAAGACATGTTAGAATTTTTATCAACAGTAAGACAAGGTTTGTTTCAGTTTGAAATAGGGGTTCAATCAACCAATGAGGCAACATTAGACATTATTCAAAGAAAAACAAATTTTAGTAAATTGAGCCAAGCAGTAAAGGCATTGAATACATTTCAGAATATCCATCAACATTTAGATCTAATTGCTGGGTTGCCAAAAGAAGATTATAATACTTTTAAAAAATCATTTAATGATGTCTATGCCTTAGCGCCAGAACAATTACAATTAGGGTTTTTGAAAGTTTTAAAAGGGTCTGGTATATTTAATAGAAAAGAAGAATTAGGTATAGTACACAGAGACAAACCACCTTATGAAGTCATCACCACAAAAGAATTGACTTATGGAGAAATTCAAACATTAAAAATGATTGAAGAAATGGTTGAAATATATTACAATAGCGGTCAGTTTACACATACCATAAAATTTATAGAAAAATACTTTGTAAACCCTTTTGAAATGTTTGAATCCATGGCCAATTATTATGAAAAAAATAATCTAAACACATTACAACATTCAAGAATAGCAAGGTATGATATATTACTAGAATACTTTAATACCCATATAGAAAAGAATAATAAAGTAATAGAGGAAATACTAATATTGGATTTATATCTCCAAGAAAATTTAAAGAAAAGACCAGAATGGGCTCAAGAAAAAGAAGAATATAAAGAAAGCATAAAAGACTTCTACAAAGAATCAGAAAACATAACCCAATACTTACCCCAATACAAAGGATATACAGCTAAGCAAATCACAAGAATGACTCATATTGAAACATTTACAGTGGATATAATGAAATTTATAAAAACAAAAGAGATTGTAAGTGGAGAAAAGCCTACTTTTATTCTCTTTGATTATTTAGATAGAAACCCATTAAATCATCATGCTAAAATAAAACAAATACCATTATAG
- the nth gene encoding endonuclease III, with the protein MGLKQRVKKVLEILDDHYPKDIPCYLDHETPWQLLIATILSAQCTDDRVNIVTKTLFQKYKSVEAFANVEITELEQDIKSTGFYRNKAKNIKACCQKLVLEHHSKIPDDIELLTKLDGVGRKTANVVLGTIYKKPSIVVDTHVKRVSNRLGFTPNEDPVKIEYDLMAILPREHWIPYNTQIIAHGRAICRSRSPKCESCFFLPYCPYGLQNQYNTIKEQVKE; encoded by the coding sequence ATGGGATTAAAACAACGGGTAAAAAAAGTCCTTGAGATACTAGATGATCATTATCCAAAAGACATACCTTGTTATCTAGACCATGAAACACCTTGGCAACTTCTTATTGCAACGATTTTAAGTGCACAATGTACAGATGACAGGGTGAATATTGTAACAAAAACATTGTTTCAAAAGTACAAAAGTGTTGAAGCTTTTGCTAATGTAGAGATTACTGAACTAGAACAAGATATAAAGTCCACAGGATTTTATAGAAACAAAGCAAAGAATATAAAGGCTTGTTGTCAAAAATTAGTCCTAGAACATCATTCCAAGATACCAGATGATATTGAGTTATTAACAAAATTAGATGGCGTTGGTAGAAAAACAGCAAATGTTGTATTAGGAACAATTTATAAAAAGCCTAGTATTGTGGTGGACACACATGTTAAAAGAGTATCTAATAGATTAGGGTTTACACCTAATGAGGACCCAGTAAAAATAGAATATGACTTAATGGCAATCCTCCCAAGAGAACACTGGATACCTTATAATACTCAAATTATTGCCCATGGGAGAGCTATTTGCAGATCAAGAAGTCCAAAATGTGAAAGCTGCTTTTTCCTTCCGTATTGTCCATATGGATTGCAGAATCAATATAACACTATAAAAGAACAAGTTAAAGAATAA
- a CDS encoding NUDIX hydrolase: MNKEHINKLKEKLKNTTNIISREKYFNAAVLIPLVFIKDEYHFLFEKRAKNIRQGSEISFPGGGFEKGDKSFLGTAIRETKEELGIEEDKIDVIGKIGSYIGRQGIIVEVYIGELKINDINELNPEVTEVDYVFTVPIDYFKTQEPKKYSVRLEQQPYYTDEKGNVINLLPSKELGLPQKYHEPWGGKSVEFDFYRVNNEWIWGMTADMIKEAIQLIDIEK; this comes from the coding sequence ATGAACAAAGAGCATATAAATAAATTAAAAGAAAAACTTAAAAATACAACAAATATAATAAGTAGAGAAAAATACTTTAATGCAGCAGTATTAATCCCCTTGGTTTTTATAAAGGACGAATACCATTTTCTTTTTGAAAAAAGAGCCAAAAACATTCGCCAAGGAAGTGAAATTTCATTCCCTGGCGGAGGGTTTGAAAAAGGGGATAAAAGTTTTTTAGGAACTGCCATTAGAGAGACCAAGGAAGAATTAGGGATTGAAGAAGATAAGATAGATGTAATAGGGAAAATAGGATCTTATATTGGAAGACAAGGCATAATTGTTGAGGTATATATAGGAGAGCTTAAAATTAATGATATAAATGAATTAAATCCAGAGGTAACTGAAGTAGATTATGTCTTTACAGTCCCAATTGATTATTTTAAAACCCAGGAACCTAAAAAGTATTCTGTAAGATTAGAACAACAACCTTATTATACAGATGAAAAAGGCAATGTAATTAATTTATTGCCATCTAAAGAATTAGGATTACCACAAAAATACCATGAGCCTTGGGGAGGGAAATCTGTAGAATTTGATTTTTACAGAGTTAATAATGAATGGATTTGGGGCATGACTGCAGATATGATTAAAGAAGCAATTCAACTAATAGATATAGAAAAATAG
- a CDS encoding 3'-5' exonuclease, whose amino-acid sequence MENYIVLDLETTGMNPFYSKITEIGAIKVINGEIKEEFSMLVNPLTEIPEQIVSLTGINDKMVKDAPTIEEVLPEFLNFTGGQNMPIVGHNIIFDYSFIKYNALMIGKSFERKGIDTLHIARKTLRGLESRSLSYLCKHYNIENNSAHRALSDTKATYEILNYLKKAYYLTNKELFMPKPLHWKPKKENPITDKQRNYLEALLNRYQLSINKSIEDLTKSEASKKIDEINFQYGRRA is encoded by the coding sequence ATGGAAAATTACATCGTATTAGATTTAGAGACAACAGGGATGAACCCATTCTATTCTAAGATTACAGAAATCGGGGCCATAAAAGTAATTAATGGAGAAATAAAAGAAGAGTTTTCAATGTTGGTGAATCCATTAACAGAAATACCAGAACAGATTGTAAGTCTAACAGGAATTAATGACAAGATGGTAAAAGATGCTCCCACTATAGAGGAAGTATTACCTGAATTTCTTAATTTCACAGGTGGTCAAAATATGCCAATTGTAGGTCATAATATTATATTCGATTACAGTTTTATAAAATACAACGCTTTAATGATAGGGAAGAGCTTTGAAAGAAAAGGAATTGATACCCTACATATTGCTAGGAAAACTTTAAGGGGACTAGAAAGTAGAAGTTTAAGTTACCTTTGTAAGCATTATAACATAGAGAATAATTCAGCACATCGTGCTTTATCTGATACAAAAGCAACTTATGAAATATTAAATTATTTAAAAAAGGCATACTACCTAACCAATAAAGAATTATTTATGCCAAAGCCATTGCATTGGAAGCCTAAAAAAGAGAATCCTATAACGGATAAACAGAGAAATTACCTAGAAGCATTACTTAACAGATACCAATTAAGTATCAATAAAAGCATTGAAGACCTAACAAAAAGTGAAGCATCAAAAAAAATAGATGAAATAAATTTCCAATATGGAAGAAGGGCATAA
- the truA gene encoding tRNA pseudouridine(38-40) synthase TruA — protein sequence MNKRNIRLDIIYDGTKYLGWQRLQNSDKTIQGKIEQVLSRMTNEEIEIIGSGRTDAGVHGRGQVANFYTFSQKSVENIKEYLNQYLPKDIAITEVTEVGERFHSRYNVTKKTYLYRIWTKDFPPVFEDPYTYWYNKPLDIEKMKEASLLLVGKKDYQSFSNKKTKKSTVRDIKDITIEITDDELKIYITADGFLYNMVRIIVGTLIEVGEGKTKIQSIKDMLEAKERANAGERAPAKGLSLYKVYYD from the coding sequence ATGAACAAAAGAAATATTAGATTAGATATAATCTATGATGGAACAAAATATTTAGGATGGCAAAGATTACAAAATTCTGATAAAACAATACAAGGAAAGATAGAACAAGTATTATCTAGAATGACAAATGAAGAAATAGAGATCATTGGGTCAGGAAGAACAGATGCAGGGGTTCATGGAAGGGGACAGGTAGCCAATTTTTATACCTTTAGCCAAAAGAGTGTTGAAAACATTAAAGAATATTTGAATCAATATCTTCCTAAGGACATTGCCATAACAGAAGTAACAGAAGTAGGTGAAAGGTTTCATAGTAGATACAATGTTACAAAGAAAACCTACTTGTATAGGATATGGACAAAAGATTTCCCGCCTGTTTTTGAAGATCCCTATACCTATTGGTATAATAAACCACTAGATATTGAAAAAATGAAAGAAGCTAGTCTGTTATTAGTAGGTAAAAAAGACTACCAAAGTTTTTCTAACAAAAAAACGAAAAAGAGTACAGTTAGAGATATAAAAGATATTACCATAGAGATAACCGATGATGAGCTAAAGATATATATAACGGCAGATGGGTTTTTATATAATATGGTTAGAATTATTGTTGGAACCCTTATTGAAGTAGGTGAGGGAAAAACTAAGATTCAGTCTATAAAAGATATGTTAGAAGCTAAAGAAAGAGCAAATGCAGGCGAAAGAGCACCTGCAAAAGGGTTGTCACTATATAAAGTGTATTATGATTAA
- the pheA gene encoding prephenate dehydratase, whose translation MSLNIAYYGVPGSFSEQALLDYFPNNVNPINNEKFEGVFKELEKDDVHYGVVPIENSSTGPVSEIYDLLNTYPYHIVGEVFVKVEHHLLATKDATLESIQEVYSHPQAFEQCRPFLDQYNWSIVPHFSTASSAEHVKNSNNPKIASISSKKAAELYGLQVLAPNINYNTTNTTRFIILGKSHKINSSCNKISVVFTTEHKAGALYSALKSFSEYNINMLKIESRPVVHTPWQYYFYIDFEGNLDNPSIKKAINSMENDCVYFKLLGNYKSATL comes from the coding sequence TTGAGTTTGAATATTGCATATTATGGTGTTCCCGGATCTTTTAGCGAACAAGCACTTTTAGATTATTTTCCAAACAATGTTAATCCCATTAATAATGAAAAGTTTGAAGGTGTTTTTAAAGAATTAGAGAAGGATGATGTTCACTATGGGGTTGTACCTATTGAAAATTCATCAACAGGTCCTGTATCTGAAATCTATGATTTGCTTAATACTTATCCCTACCATATTGTTGGTGAGGTTTTTGTTAAAGTAGAACATCACTTATTAGCTACAAAAGACGCAACCTTAGAGAGCATTCAAGAAGTCTACTCCCACCCTCAAGCATTTGAACAATGTAGACCCTTTCTTGATCAATACAATTGGAGCATTGTCCCACACTTTAGCACTGCAAGTAGTGCAGAACATGTTAAAAACTCTAATAACCCAAAAATTGCTTCTATTAGTAGCAAAAAAGCAGCTGAATTATATGGACTTCAAGTCCTTGCCCCTAATATAAATTATAATACAACCAATACAACTCGATTTATCATTTTAGGAAAGAGCCATAAAATTAATAGCTCTTGCAATAAAATTAGCGTAGTTTTTACAACAGAACATAAGGCTGGTGCATTATATAGTGCATTAAAATCTTTTTCTGAGTATAATATTAACATGTTAAAAATCGAATCAAGACCAGTGGTTCATACCCCTTGGCAATATTATTTTTATATTGATTTTGAAGGCAACTTGGATAATCCTTCCATAAAAAAAGCAATCAATTCTATGGAGAATGATTGCGTATATTTTAAACTACTTGGTAATTATAAGAGTGCAACGCTTTAG
- the aroF gene encoding 3-deoxy-7-phosphoheptulonate synthase — protein MIIILKPKTERKVIDELIVKIKDTGVQVHESKGENYYVLGLVGDTSRLTPEQFEGYDCVERSMRVQHPFKLASKLFHPEDTVINIEGVKIGGGNAAIIAGPCSIESEEQLLTIAKSVKESGANILRGGAYKPRSSPYSFQGMEIEGLKLLKKAKELTGLLTITEAICLDSIEHVAEYTDLIQIGARNMQNFALLKKAGKLNKPVVLKRGLSATMEEWLMAAEYIMSEGNSQVILCERGIRTFETYTRNTLDISAVPMIKEISHLPIIVDPSHAAGKWSMVEPLSKAAMAVGADGIMVEVHHQPENALSDGAQSLKPEKFKKLMENLAKMGL, from the coding sequence ATGATAATCATTTTAAAACCAAAAACGGAGAGAAAAGTAATTGATGAGTTAATAGTAAAAATTAAAGATACAGGTGTTCAAGTCCATGAGTCTAAGGGAGAAAATTATTATGTTCTAGGTTTGGTTGGAGATACAAGTCGATTAACACCTGAACAATTTGAGGGTTACGATTGTGTAGAAAGAAGTATGCGGGTGCAACATCCTTTTAAGCTTGCAAGCAAATTATTTCACCCTGAGGATACAGTTATAAACATAGAAGGTGTAAAAATCGGAGGAGGCAACGCTGCTATAATAGCAGGACCTTGCTCAATTGAATCAGAAGAGCAATTATTAACAATTGCTAAATCAGTAAAAGAATCAGGAGCCAACATATTAAGAGGCGGTGCATACAAGCCTAGAAGTTCACCATATAGTTTTCAAGGAATGGAGATAGAAGGGTTAAAACTACTGAAAAAAGCCAAAGAGCTTACTGGATTGCTTACAATCACGGAAGCCATTTGCCTAGATTCTATAGAACATGTGGCAGAATATACAGATCTGATTCAAATTGGTGCAAGAAATATGCAAAACTTTGCATTATTGAAAAAGGCAGGGAAACTTAACAAACCAGTAGTGTTAAAAAGAGGATTAAGTGCAACAATGGAAGAATGGTTAATGGCAGCAGAGTATATTATGTCCGAAGGCAATTCACAAGTCATATTATGCGAAAGAGGCATAAGAACCTTTGAAACCTATACTAGGAATACGTTAGATATTAGTGCTGTACCAATGATAAAAGAAATAAGTCACTTGCCAATAATAGTAGACCCTAGCCATGCAGCAGGAAAATGGTCAATGGTAGAACCATTATCAAAAGCGGCAATGGCAGTAGGAGCAGATGGTATAATGGTTGAAGTTCATCACCAACCAGAGAATGCTTTAAGTGATGGTGCTCAATCACTAAAACCGGAAAAATTTAAAAAACTAATGGAAAACTTAGCGAAGATGGGTTTATAG
- a CDS encoding VanW family protein produces the protein MDKSISNKKIKKIILITLAIILSAILLSFVVGYTYIKKAINNDIIYEGIFINDVHVGGLTKEEAYEVIDEIVNNIKSNTLTIYYEDRINETVTFEELGFDAINKNIVDEAFSIGKEGNILKRFREIKILEEEHKYYELIFDYDTNTIISIIDSIKNNFSIKPKNAIIQRINKEFVIDEETIGYEVNDTATQENIFNLLMKFDEDIKVELVVEQIMPEYTKAYYGNIKNVIGSYVTNFNANNTQRTTNLIVGAKKIDGTLLHPNEVFSTNEKLSPVNIQNGYQPAPIIVNGRLEDGVGGGICQVATTLYNAVLFSEIDILERRNHSMPVAYVDLGKDAVLLSSVLDLKFKNSTEYPIYIESYIEGSSLYVKIYGLEERPANRYLEFESVTIGEVSPPPANIIYDDTMLEGVRKVEQKEVVGYTVKLYKHIYIDNVWKEKVLVNNSNYRATPATIRVGTKSPNNNSSVVATPSVPTNTTEINEEKEIEFMEDVEVINTDEIETVTNETQQNGDSIVNTEEASEENTED, from the coding sequence GTGGATAAATCAATAAGTAATAAAAAAATCAAAAAAATAATTCTAATTACCTTAGCTATTATACTATCTGCAATACTACTAAGTTTCGTAGTAGGTTATACATATATTAAAAAAGCAATTAACAATGATATAATCTATGAGGGAATTTTTATAAATGACGTACACGTAGGTGGCTTAACAAAGGAAGAAGCCTATGAAGTGATTGATGAGATAGTTAATAATATAAAAAGCAATACATTAACCATTTATTATGAGGATCGCATTAATGAAACAGTTACTTTTGAAGAGCTGGGGTTTGATGCTATTAATAAAAACATAGTAGATGAAGCTTTTTCAATAGGAAAAGAAGGCAATATCCTAAAACGATTTAGAGAAATAAAAATATTAGAAGAGGAACACAAATATTACGAATTAATATTTGATTATGACACTAACACAATAATAAGTATTATAGATTCTATTAAAAATAACTTTTCTATAAAACCAAAAAATGCTATAATACAAAGAATAAATAAAGAATTTGTAATAGACGAAGAAACAATAGGATATGAAGTTAATGATACTGCAACTCAAGAAAATATTTTTAATTTATTAATGAAATTTGATGAAGATATAAAAGTAGAATTAGTAGTAGAGCAAATTATGCCTGAATACACAAAAGCCTATTATGGGAATATAAAAAATGTAATAGGATCATATGTTACTAATTTTAATGCCAATAATACACAAAGAACAACTAATTTAATAGTAGGTGCCAAAAAGATAGATGGAACTTTACTGCATCCTAATGAAGTCTTTTCTACAAATGAAAAACTTTCGCCAGTTAATATCCAAAATGGTTATCAACCAGCACCAATTATTGTGAATGGAAGATTAGAAGATGGCGTTGGTGGAGGTATTTGTCAGGTAGCAACAACATTGTACAATGCAGTATTGTTTTCAGAGATAGATATTCTAGAACGACGTAACCATTCTATGCCAGTAGCCTATGTAGATCTTGGAAAAGATGCTGTACTCCTTAGTAGTGTATTAGATTTAAAATTCAAAAACTCTACAGAGTATCCTATATACATTGAAAGCTATATAGAAGGAAGTTCATTATATGTTAAAATATATGGATTAGAAGAACGACCTGCCAATAGATATTTGGAATTTGAATCGGTGACTATAGGTGAAGTTAGTCCGCCTCCGGCCAACATAATTTACGATGATACAATGTTAGAAGGCGTAAGAAAAGTAGAACAAAAGGAAGTTGTAGGTTATACAGTTAAACTATATAAGCATATTTACATTGATAATGTTTGGAAAGAAAAAGTACTAGTGAACAATAGTAATTATAGAGCTACACCTGCAACAATAAGAGTAGGAACAAAAAGTCCAAATAACAATAGTAGTGTTGTAGCAACACCAAGTGTACCAACAAATACTACAGAAATTAATGAAGAAAAAGAAATAGAGTTTATGGAAGATGTAGAAGTGATTAATACAGATGAGATTGAAACTGTAACAAATGAAACACAACAAAACGGAGACTCTATAGTAAATACAGAAGAGGCTTCAGAGGAAAATACTGAGGATTAA